The Chitinophagales bacterium genome has a segment encoding these proteins:
- a CDS encoding thioesterase family protein has product MERIQIDIPEKVLFTYTFTIAKQDINFANHMGNEMILVYANTIRPKFFEHLQLEEMDSIAQTGTIVVNHQIVYKSEGFLHDEITCAIGVCNFTSYGFDAVFHFIKKKENKTLAILKTGVVYFDYFNKRVHKLPMAYIEKFYG; this is encoded by the coding sequence ATGGAAAGAATACAAATTGATATACCAGAAAAAGTGTTGTTTACTTATACATTTACCATAGCAAAGCAAGACATTAATTTTGCGAACCACATGGGCAATGAAATGATATTGGTTTATGCTAATACTATTCGACCTAAGTTTTTTGAACATTTACAGTTAGAAGAAATGGATAGTATAGCACAAACTGGAACTATCGTTGTTAATCATCAGATTGTATATAAGAGTGAAGGTTTTTTACACGATGAAATTACTTGTGCAATAGGTGTTTGTAATTTTACTTCGTATGGTTTTGATGCTGTTTTTCATTTCATCAAGAAAAAGGAAAATAAAACACTTGCTATTTTAAAAACTGGTGTAGTGTATTTTGACTATTTCAATAAAAGAGTACATAAATTACCAATGGCTTATATAGAGAAATTTTATGGATAA
- the tsaD gene encoding tRNA (adenosine(37)-N6)-threonylcarbamoyltransferase complex transferase subunit TsaD — MPSSVILAIESSCDDTSASVCIDGKIISNIVANQQIHEQYGGVVPELASRAHIQNIIPVVDTAIQQANINKKTINAIAFTRGPGLLGSLLVGGVFAKTLSQTLAVPLIDVHHMEAHVMAHFIDAPQPTFPFLCLTVSGGHTQLVLVKDYLQMEIIGSTIDDAAGEAFDKTAKMLGLKYPGGPILDQLAQQGNPNAFKFTPSKVDSLDFSFSGFKTQVMYFLNKATQKNEHFIQENLNDLAASIQQHIVNELIRKLELAIEQYQVKQVGIAGGVAANSCLRNEINNIKNKYDIEVYIPKFEYCTDNAAMIAICGYYKYLKNEFCDITIPISPKI, encoded by the coding sequence ATGCCTAGCTCGGTTATATTAGCAATAGAATCTTCATGTGATGATACTTCTGCCTCAGTTTGTATTGATGGAAAAATTATTTCAAATATAGTTGCTAATCAACAAATACACGAACAATATGGTGGTGTAGTACCAGAATTAGCGAGTAGAGCTCATATTCAAAATATTATTCCTGTTGTTGATACAGCGATTCAACAAGCTAATATTAACAAAAAAACAATAAACGCCATTGCATTTACGCGTGGTCCTGGATTGCTTGGTTCATTGTTAGTTGGTGGTGTTTTTGCCAAAACACTTTCTCAAACGCTAGCAGTTCCTTTAATTGATGTACATCATATGGAAGCACATGTAATGGCACATTTTATTGATGCACCTCAACCTACATTTCCTTTTTTGTGTTTGACTGTTTCTGGTGGACATACACAATTGGTTTTAGTGAAAGATTATTTACAAATGGAAATTATTGGTAGCACTATAGATGATGCTGCTGGTGAAGCTTTTGATAAGACTGCAAAAATGCTAGGATTAAAATATCCTGGTGGTCCAATTTTAGATCAATTAGCACAGCAAGGAAACCCGAATGCATTTAAGTTTACACCAAGTAAAGTAGATAGTTTAGATTTTAGTTTTAGTGGTTTTAAAACTCAAGTGATGTATTTTTTGAATAAAGCCACTCAAAAAAATGAACATTTTATACAAGAGAATTTAAACGACTTAGCTGCTTCTATTCAACAACATATTGTAAATGAGTTGATAAGAAAATTAGAACTAGCAATAGAGCAATATCAAGTTAAACAGGTTGGCATTGCTGGTGGTGTAGCTGCAAATAGTTGCTTAAGAAACGAAATAAATAACATTAAGAATAAATATGATATTGAAGTATATATTCCGAAATTTGAATACTGTACAGATAATGCGGCTATGATTGCTATTTGTGGATATTATAAATATTTAAAAAACGAATTTTGTGATATTACTATTCCAATATCACCCAAAATATAA
- a CDS encoding glycosyltransferase — MANEEDNFEEFSDLLTRVLDVIGTGKIYFVLDNASKDNTLQMAKDLATKDSRYEVIFAPENKNVVDAYLKGFQVAYDNGHDIIIEMDAGLSHDPRALPMYLRVLNEGNECAFGSRFIKDGSMGDSPWNRRMLSKTGTVLANILLGTRLYDMTSGFQGFHRDIIGKLLQYPLKSRAHFYQTEIKYLCRKKRIAEIPIHYQAPSPRVSQSAIKNAYGTLFYYFIERLKGNKPTI; from the coding sequence ATGGCAAACGAAGAAGATAATTTTGAAGAGTTTAGCGATTTACTAACAAGAGTGCTCGATGTTATTGGTACAGGTAAAATCTATTTTGTGCTAGACAACGCTTCTAAAGACAATACACTACAAATGGCTAAAGATTTGGCTACTAAAGACAGTCGTTATGAAGTAATTTTTGCACCAGAAAATAAAAATGTGGTAGATGCGTATCTAAAAGGATTTCAAGTTGCTTACGATAATGGTCATGATATTATTATTGAAATGGATGCTGGATTGTCTCACGATCCAAGAGCTTTGCCAATGTACTTAAGAGTTTTAAACGAAGGCAATGAATGTGCTTTTGGTTCAAGATTTATAAAAGATGGCTCTATGGGCGATTCTCCTTGGAATCGTAGAATGTTATCTAAAACAGGAACTGTTTTGGCTAATATTTTACTAGGAACTCGTTTGTATGATATGACTTCTGGTTTTCAAGGATTTCATAGAGATATTATAGGTAAACTATTACAATATCCATTAAAATCTAGAGCTCATTTTTACCAAACAGAAATTAAATATTTGTGTAGAAAAAAACGAATTGCAGAAATACCCATTCACTATCAAGCACCATCTCCAAGAGTATCTCAATCTGCTATAAAAAATGCCTACGGAACACTTTTCTATTATTTTATAGAACGATTAAAAGGCAATAAACCAACCATTTAA
- a CDS encoding DUF288 domain-containing protein, translating into MSAKALIITSIADDKHPVLQSYAKDCVEKNIHFICIGDTKSPENFTIDGCDFWSVDRQLATEFEFAKLCPTKHYTRKNIGYLLAMKNGYEEIVETDDDNLPKSDFWNAKTRTVTAHDIQHTDWVNVYRFFSDAFIWPRGLPLEELQKATPDLSQYEQKPIDCPIQQGLADENPDVDAVYRLTYPLPLNFNKGLQVALGRDAWCPFNSQNTYWYKDAFPLLYLPAYCSFRMTDIWRSFVAQRIAWENGWSILFHEATVWQERNEHNLLKDFEDEIPGYLNNAKIAKELAALPIKGGKENLLDDLTLCYQMLTDKGFVGKEEMALVNAWCNDIRKMS; encoded by the coding sequence ATGTCAGCTAAAGCTTTAATTATTACATCAATTGCAGATGATAAACATCCAGTATTGCAATCATATGCTAAAGATTGCGTAGAAAAAAACATACATTTCATCTGTATTGGAGATACTAAATCACCAGAAAATTTTACTATTGATGGTTGCGATTTTTGGTCTGTTGACAGACAGTTAGCAACCGAGTTTGAGTTCGCAAAGCTATGTCCAACTAAACACTATACCAGAAAAAATATTGGTTATTTGCTCGCAATGAAAAATGGCTATGAAGAAATTGTAGAAACCGATGACGACAATTTACCTAAAAGCGATTTTTGGAATGCTAAAACTAGAACAGTTACAGCTCATGATATTCAACATACTGATTGGGTAAATGTATATCGTTTTTTTAGCGATGCATTTATTTGGCCAAGAGGTTTGCCATTAGAAGAATTACAAAAAGCAACACCAGATTTAAGTCAATACGAACAAAAGCCAATTGATTGTCCAATTCAACAAGGACTAGCAGATGAAAATCCAGATGTAGATGCTGTTTATCGACTCACCTATCCTCTGCCTTTAAATTTTAATAAAGGATTGCAAGTTGCTCTTGGTAGAGATGCTTGGTGTCCTTTTAATAGTCAAAACACTTATTGGTACAAAGATGCTTTTCCTTTATTGTACTTGCCAGCTTATTGTAGTTTTAGAATGACCGATATTTGGAGAAGTTTTGTTGCACAAAGAATTGCTTGGGAAAATGGTTGGAGCATCTTGTTTCATGAAGCTACTGTTTGGCAAGAAAGAAATGAACATAATCTACTAAAAGATTTTGAAGACGAAATTCCAGGTTATTTAAACAATGCCAAAATTGCTAAAGAACTAGCAGCATTACCAATAAAAGGTGGAAAGGAGAATTTACTAGATGATTTAACACTGTGCTATCAAATGCTTACAGATAAAGGTTTTGTAGGCAAAGAAGAAATGGCTTTGGTAAATGCATGGTGTAATGATATTAGAAAAATGAGCTAA
- the xerD gene encoding site-specific tyrosine recombinase XerD codes for MNWQHYIKNFEAYLKVEKSLSANSIDAYLHDVQLLNTYNLIQNSSKLPEAITLNDLELFLAYLYDLGLNDRSQARIISGIKAFFKYLLLDDMIQQDPAYLLEAPKLSKKLPDTLSFYEIEQLIGALDLSIDKNIRNKAMLETLYSCGLRVTELINLRLSYIYRDVEFIRVIGKGDKERLVPIGYDALKHIDIYINTVRNQLKIPEKYNDILFLSRNGKPMSRVMVFYVIKELAQKIGLQKNISPHTFRHSFATHLIEGGADLRAVQQMLGHSSITTTEIYTHLDQQYLKESLSLHHPRFRK; via the coding sequence ATGAATTGGCAGCACTATATTAAAAATTTTGAAGCTTATTTAAAAGTAGAGAAGTCGCTTTCTGCAAATTCAATTGATGCATATTTACATGATGTTCAATTACTTAATACCTATAACTTAATTCAAAACTCTAGTAAGTTGCCAGAAGCTATTACACTCAATGATTTAGAACTGTTTTTAGCTTATTTGTATGATTTAGGTTTAAACGATCGTTCTCAAGCTAGAATTATTTCTGGTATCAAAGCATTTTTCAAGTACTTATTGCTTGATGATATGATTCAGCAAGATCCTGCTTATTTGCTAGAAGCTCCAAAACTCAGTAAAAAATTGCCAGATACTTTGAGTTTCTACGAAATTGAACAATTGATTGGTGCTTTAGATTTATCAATAGACAAAAATATTCGCAATAAAGCGATGCTAGAAACTTTGTATAGTTGTGGTTTGCGTGTAACTGAGTTAATCAATCTGCGATTATCGTATATTTATAGAGATGTTGAATTTATACGAGTAATTGGTAAAGGCGATAAAGAAAGACTTGTACCAATTGGTTATGATGCTTTAAAACACATAGATATTTATATTAATACAGTTAGAAACCAATTAAAAATTCCAGAAAAATACAATGATATATTATTTTTGAGTAGAAATGGAAAACCTATGAGTAGAGTGATGGTTTTTTATGTAATTAAGGAATTGGCTCAAAAAATTGGACTACAAAAAAATATCAGTCCGCATACTTTTAGACATTCTTTTGCTACACATTTAATTGAAGGTGGTGCAGACTTACGAGCTGTACAGCAAATGCTAGGACATTCTTCAATTACAACAACAGAAATATATACACATCTAGATCAACAATACCTAAAAGAATCATTGTCATTGCATCATCCACGATTTAGAAAGTAG
- the der gene encoding ribosome biogenesis GTPase Der: MSYTVAIVGRPNVGKSTLFNRLVGYRKSITDDLSGVTRDRLYDVTEWNGKTFNIIDTGGFVPNSDDVFEKAIKEQVKIAIEEANLLIFMVDVTTGITDLDEALTRLLRKSNKPVLLCVNKVDNHDRQLLATEFYALGFEQLFMLSSISGSGTGEILDAITEQIPQEEAVVEDEENELPKIAILGQPNVGKSTLTNALIGKERNIVTDIAGTTRDSIHTHYNLYGKEFLLIDTAGIRKKNKVHEDLEFYSVMRAIKSIDEADVCVLVIDANDGIEAQDLKIFKLIQNKRKGIVIAVNKWDAIEKETNTHIEYTEKIKDRLAPFRDVPIVFISALEKQRIHKLLDEVMAVYKAKTIKIPTSQLNEVMLKEIEKYPPPAYRGEYIKIKYITQLPTKTPSFAFFCNHPKYLKLPYKNYLENRLRANFNLSGVPINIFFRQK, encoded by the coding sequence GTGAGTTATACAGTTGCAATAGTTGGTAGACCAAATGTAGGAAAGTCTACTTTGTTTAATCGTTTGGTTGGATATAGAAAATCAATTACCGACGATTTAAGTGGTGTTACTAGAGATAGATTATACGATGTTACCGAATGGAATGGTAAAACATTTAATATTATAGATACAGGTGGTTTTGTGCCAAACTCTGATGATGTTTTTGAAAAAGCCATTAAAGAACAAGTAAAAATTGCTATTGAAGAAGCTAATTTGCTAATTTTTATGGTTGATGTTACTACAGGAATTACTGATTTAGATGAAGCATTAACTCGATTGCTAAGAAAAAGCAATAAACCAGTTTTACTATGTGTCAATAAGGTAGATAATCACGACAGACAATTACTAGCAACAGAGTTTTATGCACTTGGATTTGAACAACTGTTTATGTTGTCATCTATAAGTGGTTCTGGAACTGGTGAGATTTTAGATGCTATTACAGAACAAATTCCACAAGAAGAAGCTGTTGTAGAAGACGAAGAAAATGAGTTGCCTAAAATTGCAATTCTTGGTCAACCTAATGTAGGAAAATCGACTTTAACCAATGCATTAATTGGAAAAGAAAGAAACATAGTAACAGATATTGCAGGAACAACAAGAGATTCTATTCATACACACTATAATTTATATGGAAAAGAGTTTTTGTTGATAGACACAGCAGGAATTCGCAAGAAAAATAAAGTACATGAAGATTTAGAATTTTATTCGGTAATGCGTGCCATTAAATCTATAGATGAAGCAGATGTTTGTGTATTAGTAATAGATGCTAACGATGGTATTGAAGCACAAGATTTGAAGATTTTTAAACTCATTCAGAATAAAAGAAAAGGTATTGTTATTGCTGTAAATAAATGGGATGCTATTGAAAAAGAAACCAATACACATATTGAGTACACTGAAAAAATTAAAGATAGATTAGCTCCATTTAGAGATGTACCTATTGTATTTATATCTGCTTTAGAAAAGCAAAGAATACATAAACTACTCGATGAAGTAATGGCTGTTTACAAAGCAAAAACAATAAAAATTCCTACGAGTCAGTTGAACGAAGTAATGTTAAAAGAAATAGAAAAATATCCACCACCAGCTTATCGTGGAGAGTATATAAAAATAAAATACATTACACAATTACCAACCAAAACACCAAGTTTTGCTTTTTTCTGTAATCATCCAAAATATTTAAAACTACCATATAAAAATTACTTAGAAAATAGACTAAGAGCCAACTTTAATTTAAGTGGTGTGCCTATCAATATTTTCTTCAGACAAAAATAG
- a CDS encoding type II toxin-antitoxin system RelE/ParE family toxin, which yields MVEERYVVVWNKTARTQVRNIYNYIAKDSLQNAKKVVEGIVQSTNQLEINPERFAKDKYKQNNDGTYRYYELYNYRIVFRIYKNHIRIIRLRSTHQEPKDY from the coding sequence ATGGTAGAAGAAAGATATGTGGTAGTTTGGAATAAAACTGCAAGAACTCAAGTAAGAAACATATACAATTACATTGCAAAAGATTCATTACAAAATGCAAAGAAAGTAGTAGAAGGTATAGTACAATCTACAAATCAACTAGAAATAAATCCAGAAAGGTTTGCTAAAGATAAATATAAACAAAATAATGATGGGACTTACAGATATTATGAATTATATAATTATAGAATAGTTTTTAGAATTTATAAAAATCATATTCGAATAATCAGATTAAGAAGCACACATCAAGAACCTAAAGATTATTAA
- a CDS encoding ATP-binding cassette domain-containing protein produces MSRPSFKNLPKKEDILKALSIFSYMKPYKFLFILGIITLFLSSVTVMAFPKLLGSMIDVSVGKSDDFIQNRNQVVLIFLLILVAQGVFSFLRVYIFAKVNEPVLANIRKDLYNKIICFPMSFFEKTRTGELQSRLTNDVTALSDILSLTLAEFFRQFAILIVGIGLLFYTSVKLTLIMLATFPIVIVLGILLSRFIRNNSKNIQEALAKANVVLDETLMSIQSVKAYTREAYESQRYATDIDASKRLGIINAIFRGGFVTFIIVVVFGAIVFIFWSGTGMVEQNHIDPNTGITPGKLIEFLMYTIFIGGSFGGLSDSLGRIVKAIGATERIVDILNTPTETDINNFTPLKLDGNIVFQNVAFAYPTRKDIDIFKDLNLTIEKGQKVALVGPSGAGKSTIIQLILKYYDVDSGTISIANTNINDINVKQLRDNMAIVPQEVLLFGGSIKENILYGKLDATDEEIIQAAKQANALEFIEQFPEGLNTVVGERGIKLSGGQRQRIAIARAILKNPPILLLDEATSSLDAESEHLVQAALNTLMENRTTIIIAHRLSTIRNVDKILVLNHGKIVEQGSHEELSTQDGLYSNLLKLQFQLN; encoded by the coding sequence ATGTCTAGACCTAGTTTTAAAAATTTACCAAAAAAAGAAGATATACTTAAAGCACTAAGCATATTTTCTTATATGAAACCTTATAAGTTTCTTTTTATCTTAGGAATTATTACACTGTTTCTCTCTAGTGTAACTGTAATGGCTTTTCCAAAGCTACTAGGTTCTATGATAGATGTCTCGGTTGGAAAATCTGATGATTTTATACAAAACAGAAATCAAGTAGTACTTATATTCTTATTGATTTTAGTAGCACAAGGTGTCTTTTCTTTTCTACGAGTATATATTTTTGCTAAAGTAAATGAGCCAGTTTTAGCTAATATTAGAAAAGATTTATATAATAAAATTATTTGTTTTCCAATGTCTTTTTTTGAAAAAACAAGAACTGGAGAATTACAAAGTCGGCTAACCAATGATGTAACTGCATTATCTGATATTCTATCTTTAACACTAGCTGAGTTTTTTAGACAATTTGCTATTTTAATTGTTGGAATAGGTTTATTGTTCTATACTTCTGTAAAGCTGACACTAATTATGCTGGCAACATTTCCTATAGTTATTGTACTAGGTATTTTGCTTAGTAGATTTATTAGAAATAATTCTAAAAATATTCAAGAAGCACTAGCTAAAGCCAATGTTGTTTTAGATGAAACACTTATGAGTATTCAGTCGGTAAAAGCATATACTAGAGAAGCTTATGAATCGCAAAGATATGCTACTGATATAGATGCCTCTAAACGATTAGGCATCATTAATGCTATTTTTAGAGGCGGATTTGTAACTTTTATTATTGTTGTTGTTTTTGGTGCAATTGTTTTTATTTTTTGGTCTGGAACTGGTATGGTAGAACAAAATCACATCGACCCAAATACTGGAATTACTCCTGGAAAATTGATTGAGTTTTTAATGTATACTATTTTTATTGGTGGATCTTTTGGTGGTTTAAGTGATTCTTTAGGACGAATTGTAAAAGCTATTGGTGCAACAGAACGCATTGTTGATATTTTAAATACACCAACAGAAACAGACATTAATAATTTTACGCCTTTAAAATTAGATGGCAATATTGTTTTTCAGAATGTAGCATTTGCATATCCAACAAGAAAAGACATTGACATTTTTAAAGATTTAAATCTTACCATAGAAAAAGGACAAAAAGTAGCTTTAGTTGGTCCTTCTGGTGCTGGAAAGTCGACTATTATACAGCTTATTTTAAAGTATTATGATGTAGACAGTGGCACAATAAGTATAGCTAATACTAATATTAATGATATTAATGTAAAACAACTACGAGATAATATGGCTATTGTACCGCAAGAAGTTTTATTATTTGGTGGAAGTATTAAAGAAAATATTTTATACGGAAAACTTGATGCTACAGATGAAGAAATTATTCAAGCTGCTAAACAAGCCAATGCACTAGAATTTATAGAACAATTTCCTGAAGGTTTGAACACTGTTGTTGGCGAAAGAGGTATAAAACTAAGTGGTGGTCAGCGACAAAGAATTGCCATTGCTAGAGCTATTTTAAAAAATCCGCCAATATTATTGCTTGATGAAGCTACTAGTAGTTTAGATGCAGAATCTGAACACTTGGTACAAGCTGCTTTAAATACTTTAATGGAAAATAGAACGACTATTATTATAGCACACCGATTATCTACTATTAGAAATGTAGATAAGATTTTAGTACTGAATCATGGTAAAATAGTAGAACAAGGTTCGCACGAAGAATTATCTACTCAAGATGGTTTGTATAGCAACTTATTAAAACTGCAATTTCAGTTGAATTAA
- a CDS encoding polyprenol monophosphomannose synthase — translation MFFLRDCIIIIPTYNEKENIANIIPYTLNLSDRFEILVIEDGSPDGTATVVKSLMQQFPDRVHIIERTGKLGLGTAYITGFKWALDKAKYNYIIEMDADFSHNPNDVLRLVDACENKGAGLAVGSRYIKDGAVVNWPVKRLLISLFGSKYVRIVTGMRVKDATAGFVCYTKGTLNKIDLNQINFVGYAFQIQMKFAVWIQKINIIEVPITFKDREVGVSKMSGSIVKEAALGVIRMKLAAKRDKNYLRK, via the coding sequence ATGTTTTTTTTGAGAGATTGTATCATCATCATACCAACTTATAATGAAAAGGAAAATATAGCCAATATTATTCCTTATACTCTTAATTTATCTGATAGATTTGAAATTTTGGTAATTGAAGATGGTTCGCCAGATGGTACTGCAACTGTAGTAAAAAGTTTAATGCAACAATTTCCTGATAGAGTACACATTATTGAAAGAACTGGAAAATTAGGTTTAGGTACAGCATATATTACTGGTTTTAAATGGGCGTTAGACAAAGCAAAGTATAATTATATTATAGAAATGGATGCTGATTTTTCGCACAATCCAAATGATGTTTTAAGATTAGTTGATGCTTGTGAAAATAAAGGTGCTGGTTTAGCTGTTGGTTCAAGATATATAAAAGATGGTGCAGTAGTAAACTGGCCAGTTAAACGACTATTGATTTCTTTGTTTGGTTCTAAATATGTACGAATAGTAACAGGAATGCGTGTAAAAGATGCAACTGCTGGTTTTGTGTGTTATACTAAAGGTACTTTAAACAAGATTGATTTAAACCAAATTAATTTTGTTGGATATGCTTTTCAAATACAGATGAAGTTTGCAGTTTGGATACAAAAAATAAATATTATTGAAGTGCCTATAACTTTTAAAGATAGAGAAGTTGGTGTTTCAAAGATGTCTGGTAGTATAGTAAAAGAAGCTGCATTAGGTGTTATAAGAATGAAACTTGCTGCCAAAAGAGATAAAAACTATTTAAGAAAGTAA
- a CDS encoding peptidoglycan synthetase: MAKYHFIAIGGAVMHQLALHLKAQGNIVTGSDDAIFDPAKTNLAKANILPNELGWFPEKITSNINAVILGMHAKADNPELLQAQALNIPIYSFPAFIYETCKDKNRVVVAGSHGKTTITAMIMHILLQQKIDFDYLVGAQLDGFEYMVKTSNTAKNIIIEGDEYLTSPLDLKSKFLHYHPNIAIISGIAWDHINVFPTFESYLDAFKQFILSIDKNGYLIYNEEDDVLKQLVIDSNPSCNLIPYKAFNFVVEDEQTIINYHQQKIAIKVFGKHNLMNLKAAFEVAKLLGIDENDALNAISTFKGAAKRLELQYENIDKKYAVYRDFAHAPSKLKATVDAVKTQYPNRKIIAVFEMHTYSSLQENFIHQYKNSLDSATIKLVFLDEAALKIKGKTGFDALYIQTNFGDDSIIVLNDAKALKENILAQIELNSVLLLMSSGNIGGLTASDFKI, encoded by the coding sequence ATGGCAAAATATCACTTTATAGCAATTGGTGGTGCAGTAATGCATCAGTTAGCACTACACTTAAAGGCACAAGGCAATATTGTTACAGGTTCTGATGATGCTATTTTTGATCCTGCAAAAACGAATTTAGCTAAAGCTAATATTTTACCAAATGAATTGGGTTGGTTTCCTGAAAAGATTACTAGCAATATAAATGCAGTTATTTTAGGAATGCATGCTAAAGCAGATAATCCTGAGTTGTTACAAGCACAAGCATTAAATATTCCAATATATTCATTTCCTGCATTTATTTATGAAACATGTAAAGACAAAAACAGAGTTGTAGTAGCAGGAAGTCATGGTAAGACAACTATTACTGCTATGATTATGCATATTTTACTTCAACAAAAAATTGATTTTGATTATTTAGTTGGTGCACAGTTAGATGGTTTTGAGTATATGGTTAAAACATCGAACACTGCAAAAAATATTATTATAGAAGGAGATGAATATTTAACTTCTCCTTTAGATTTAAAAAGTAAGTTTTTACATTATCATCCAAATATTGCAATAATTTCTGGAATTGCTTGGGATCATATTAATGTGTTTCCAACTTTTGAAAGTTATTTAGATGCCTTTAAACAGTTTATTTTATCAATAGATAAAAATGGATATTTAATTTATAATGAAGAAGATGATGTTTTAAAACAATTGGTCATTGATAGTAATCCATCGTGTAATTTAATTCCTTATAAAGCGTTTAATTTTGTAGTAGAAGACGAACAAACCATTATCAATTATCATCAACAGAAAATTGCTATAAAAGTATTTGGCAAACACAATTTAATGAATTTAAAAGCTGCCTTTGAAGTAGCAAAATTATTAGGTATTGATGAAAATGATGCGTTAAATGCAATTAGTACATTTAAAGGTGCTGCTAAACGATTAGAATTGCAGTATGAAAACATTGATAAAAAATATGCTGTTTATAGAGATTTTGCTCATGCACCAAGCAAATTAAAAGCTACTGTTGATGCAGTAAAAACACAATATCCAAATAGAAAAATTATAGCTGTTTTTGAAATGCATACTTATAGTTCTTTACAAGAAAATTTTATTCATCAGTATAAAAACAGTTTAGATAGTGCTACTATAAAATTGGTATTTTTAGATGAAGCAGCATTAAAAATAAAAGGAAAAACTGGTTTTGATGCTCTATATATTCAAACTAATTTTGGAGATGATAGCATTATTGTATTGAATGATGCCAAAGCATTAAAAGAAAATATATTAGCACAAATAGAACTCAATAGTGTTTTATTATTAATGAGTTCTGGCAATATTGGTGGACTAACCGCTAGTGATTTTAAGATATAG
- the ytxJ gene encoding bacillithiol system redox-active protein YtxJ, producing MLNWLPLTTEQEFHNLYEQESPFAVFKHSTRCSISSMAKNRIEKEWNLDIPIYYLDLIEYRSVSNDIATTSGIHHESPQLIVFKDKTVAYHASHNFIFVNDIVI from the coding sequence ATGCTTAATTGGTTGCCATTAACAACAGAACAAGAATTCCATAATTTATATGAGCAAGAAAGTCCATTTGCTGTATTTAAACATTCTACAAGATGTTCAATTAGCAGTATGGCAAAAAATCGTATAGAAAAAGAATGGAATTTAGATATTCCTATCTACTATTTAGATTTGATAGAATATCGCTCTGTTTCAAATGATATTGCAACTACATCTGGCATACATCACGAAAGTCCACAATTAATTGTTTTTAAAGATAAAACTGTAGCTTATCATGCAAGTCATAATTTTATTTTTGTTAACGATATTGTGATTTGA